A region of Streptomyces sp. WMMC500 DNA encodes the following proteins:
- the pstC gene encoding phosphate ABC transporter permease subunit PstC produces the protein MAAPPTDIETPAPPPSQVLLSNGKGGTRRGDKVFSGLSKGSGIVLLLIMAAIAAFLAYRASIALADNEGNFLTTFEWDANSIPPKFGIAVLAFGTVVSSIVAMVIAVPIAVGIALFITHYAPRRLAAPIAYVIDLLAAVPSIVYGLWGALFLVPHLIGTYEWLDRYLGWTVVLSFDGTAPRSLMTAGILLAVMILPIITNVSREVFAQTPRLQEEAALALGATRWEVIRMTVLPFGRSGVISASMLGLGRALGETMAVATVLSPSAILSAEILQAGGGTFAQNIAASFGESGQFGRDALIASGLVLFVITLLVNGAARLIIARRKEYSGANA, from the coding sequence ATGGCTGCTCCACCCACCGACATAGAAACCCCCGCCCCACCGCCGTCACAGGTCCTGCTGTCGAACGGCAAGGGCGGCACCCGCCGCGGCGACAAGGTCTTCTCCGGCCTGTCCAAGGGGTCGGGGATCGTGCTGCTGCTGATCATGGCCGCGATCGCCGCGTTCCTGGCGTACCGCGCGTCCATCGCCCTCGCGGACAACGAGGGCAACTTCCTCACCACCTTCGAGTGGGACGCAAACTCCATCCCGCCGAAGTTCGGCATCGCCGTGCTGGCCTTCGGCACGGTCGTCTCCTCGATCGTCGCGATGGTCATCGCGGTGCCGATCGCGGTCGGCATCGCGCTGTTCATCACGCACTACGCGCCGCGGAGGCTGGCGGCGCCCATCGCGTACGTCATCGACCTGCTGGCCGCCGTGCCGTCCATCGTCTACGGCCTGTGGGGCGCCCTGTTCCTCGTGCCGCACCTGATCGGCACGTACGAGTGGCTGGACCGCTACCTCGGCTGGACCGTCGTGCTGTCCTTCGACGGGACCGCGCCGCGCTCGCTGATGACCGCGGGCATCCTGCTGGCCGTGATGATCCTGCCGATCATCACCAACGTCAGCCGCGAGGTCTTCGCCCAGACCCCCCGCCTCCAGGAGGAGGCCGCGCTCGCGCTCGGCGCGACGCGCTGGGAGGTCATCCGCATGACGGTGCTGCCCTTCGGCCGCTCCGGCGTCATCTCCGCCTCGATGCTGGGCCTCGGGCGGGCGCTGGGCGAGACGATGGCGGTCGCCACCGTGCTGTCGCCGTCGGCGATCCTGTCCGCGGAGATCCTCCAGGCGGGCGGCGGGACGTTCGCGCAGAACATCGCCGCGTCGTTCGGCGAGTCCGGGCAGTTCGGGCGGGACGCGCTGATCGCCTCCGGCCTGGTCCTGTTCGTCATCACGCTGCTGGTCAACGGCGCGGCCCGGCTGATCATCGCCAGGCGCAAGGAGTACTCGGGGGCCAACGCATGA
- a CDS encoding response regulator transcription factor, whose protein sequence is MDTPAIPGQRHGHVLLLADPDEQVAHDLAEHLAGHQVKVVFCSDGAEALLQVGLQSPDALLVSAKLPLVPGARVVEVLRRRSATPVIIGVGPDDAEDAVEALTAGASACVARPYRPYEVLKMLGVASPAAYDVDQTVASGPYSVNPATFEARVDGRLVQLPLREFKLLHLLVANAEKVVTRDQISAELWGGSAPKSNTIAVHIRRLRDRIGDNPHDPRIILTVRNVGYRFVPPVADTP, encoded by the coding sequence ATGGACACACCGGCGATACCCGGCCAGCGACACGGGCATGTCCTGCTGCTCGCCGATCCGGACGAACAGGTGGCGCACGATCTGGCCGAGCACCTGGCGGGTCATCAGGTGAAGGTCGTCTTCTGCTCCGACGGGGCGGAGGCGCTGCTCCAGGTCGGCCTGCAGTCCCCCGACGCCCTGCTGGTCAGCGCCAAGCTGCCGCTCGTGCCGGGCGCACGGGTGGTGGAGGTGCTGCGGCGGCGGAGCGCCACGCCGGTCATCATCGGCGTCGGCCCGGACGACGCGGAAGACGCCGTCGAGGCGCTGACCGCGGGGGCCAGCGCCTGCGTCGCCCGCCCCTACCGGCCGTACGAGGTCCTCAAGATGCTCGGCGTCGCCAGCCCGGCGGCGTACGACGTGGACCAGACGGTCGCCTCCGGGCCGTACAGCGTCAACCCCGCCACCTTCGAGGCCCGCGTCGACGGCCGGCTGGTGCAGCTTCCGCTTCGCGAGTTCAAGCTGCTGCACCTGCTGGTGGCCAACGCCGAGAAGGTCGTCACCCGAGACCAGATCAGCGCCGAGCTGTGGGGTGGCAGCGCGCCGAAGTCCAACACGATCGCCGTGCACATCCGTCGGCTGCGCGACCGCATCGGGGACAACCCTCACGATCCACGGATCATCCTCACCGTCCGGAACGTCGGCTACCGCTTCGTGCCGCCGGTCGCGGACACCCCCTAG
- a CDS encoding MFS transporter: protein MSAPSYAAVLRIPHASRTFGAALLGRLSYGMVPLALLLSVRDATGSYAAAGAAMACFGATSVTLSPARAGLIDRHGPRRALPPMAAAYAVLLAALGVVTASGAAGAAGAVVLAAAAGAFTPPLGPVMRVLWSDLVPPGLLSRAYSLDSVAEELLLVTGPLLVGAVVTAAPAPVGLGAGAGLVLAGTLALVTSPVARARTGSGRPPGKAPEPDPAPVPAPESAPASVPAPASAPGILRRNPAVRRAAVGAAGVGMCLGALPLLAVASADEHGADGLVPWILAAMSAGSAVGGLVHGAVAWRSPRTRRLPVLAAALALMLAATGLSPHPYALVACAAVFGLFVAPGITTAYLIADESAAPDARTKAGAWVNTALNAGTSAATAATGLLIGRVPLPLCFVLAALPTVLAAAVLALTVRRTRRPSLTSPRPGRAAVEADRGDQEEDAAQRRVAGEGGE, encoded by the coding sequence ATGTCTGCGCCGTCCTACGCGGCTGTGCTGCGCATCCCCCATGCCTCCCGCACCTTCGGTGCCGCCCTGCTGGGGCGGTTGTCGTACGGGATGGTCCCGCTGGCACTGCTGCTCTCCGTCAGGGACGCCACCGGGTCGTACGCCGCGGCGGGGGCCGCCATGGCGTGCTTCGGGGCGACCAGCGTGACCCTCTCGCCAGCCCGGGCCGGCCTCATCGACCGGCACGGCCCCCGGCGCGCCCTGCCGCCGATGGCCGCGGCGTACGCGGTCCTGCTGGCGGCGCTGGGCGTCGTCACCGCGAGCGGCGCCGCGGGCGCCGCGGGAGCGGTCGTGCTCGCGGCGGCGGCCGGGGCGTTCACGCCGCCGCTGGGGCCGGTGATGCGGGTGCTGTGGAGCGACCTCGTGCCGCCGGGGCTCCTCTCCCGGGCGTACAGCCTGGACTCGGTCGCGGAGGAACTGCTGCTCGTGACGGGCCCGTTGCTGGTCGGCGCGGTGGTGACCGCGGCCCCGGCGCCGGTGGGCCTGGGGGCGGGCGCGGGGCTGGTCCTCGCCGGGACCCTGGCCCTGGTCACGTCACCGGTGGCCCGCGCCCGGACGGGCTCCGGCCGGCCGCCGGGCAAGGCGCCGGAACCGGACCCCGCGCCCGTGCCCGCGCCCGAGTCCGCGCCCGCGTCCGTACCCGCGCCCGCGTCCGCGCCCGGGATCCTGCGCCGGAACCCCGCCGTGCGGCGGGCCGCCGTCGGGGCCGCCGGGGTCGGGATGTGCCTCGGGGCGCTCCCGCTCCTCGCCGTCGCCTCCGCCGACGAGCACGGCGCCGACGGCCTCGTGCCCTGGATCCTCGCCGCGATGTCCGCCGGCAGCGCCGTCGGCGGCCTCGTCCACGGCGCCGTCGCCTGGCGCTCGCCCCGCACCCGGCGCCTGCCGGTGCTCGCGGCGGCCCTGGCCCTGATGCTCGCCGCCACCGGGCTCTCCCCGCACCCGTACGCCCTGGTGGCCTGTGCCGCCGTCTTCGGGCTCTTCGTGGCCCCGGGCATCACGACCGCCTATCTCATCGCCGACGAGTCGGCCGCCCCCGACGCCCGTACGAAGGCGGGCGCGTGGGTCAACACCGCCCTCAACGCCGGCACCTCCGCGGCCACCGCCGCCACCGGCCTGCTGATCGGCCGCGTCCCGCTCCCCCTCTGCTTCGTCCTGGCCGCCCTCCCCACCGTCCTCGCCGCCGCCGTCCTCGCGCTGACCGTCCGCCGCACCCGGCGCCCGTCCCTCACGTCACCTCGCCCCGGCCGCGCGGCGGTGGAGGCGGACCGCGGAGATCAGGAAGAAGACGCCGCCCAGCGTCGCGTAGCCGGCGAGGGGGGCGAGTGA
- a CDS encoding TetR/AcrR family transcriptional regulator, whose amino-acid sequence MSEARTRLLDTASGLFYAEGLHAVGVDRVIAEARVTRATLYRHFRSKDDLLVAYLTQVDEAIRARVTAAREQGDSADEALRIIGRGIADDIRRDGFRGCAFLNAAAEYPDPDHPVHRAVLRHRRWFLDTVTELFTGTGKPDAEPAGRHFVMMRDGAMAAGCLADPETVGETFLRGVEGLLTYRSSL is encoded by the coding sequence ATGTCGGAAGCACGGACCCGGCTGCTCGACACGGCCAGCGGGCTGTTCTACGCCGAAGGTCTGCACGCCGTCGGGGTCGACCGCGTCATCGCGGAGGCCCGGGTCACCCGCGCCACGCTCTACCGGCACTTCCGGAGCAAGGACGACCTCCTCGTCGCCTACCTGACGCAGGTCGACGAGGCGATCCGGGCACGCGTGACCGCCGCACGTGAGCAGGGGGACTCCGCCGACGAGGCCCTTCGGATCATCGGCAGGGGGATCGCCGACGACATCCGGCGCGACGGCTTCCGCGGGTGCGCGTTCCTCAACGCCGCCGCCGAGTACCCCGATCCGGACCATCCGGTGCACCGGGCGGTTCTCCGGCACCGGCGGTGGTTCCTCGACACCGTCACCGAACTCTTCACCGGCACCGGAAAGCCCGACGCGGAACCCGCCGGCCGGCACTTCGTCATGATGCGGGACGGCGCCATGGCCGCCGGCTGCCTGGCCGATCCGGAAACCGTCGGGGAGACCTTCCTGCGCGGGGTCGAAGGGCTCCTCACCTACCGCAGTTCTCTCTGA
- a CDS encoding NAD(P)H-dependent oxidoreductase, translating into MRNGDSGIREAPGLAGAPAAPAGLRIACILGGQAETDCGPPAVAHWFDELAGERGDIALRVLDLADYDLPVRYPEHPTAQMSSFTAELAWAEGFVVVTPECNRSFPAQLKHAIDMGYDEWHAKPVGFVSYGFGCDGVRAVEHLRSVFTELHTVTVRDSVGIDLRFTDEKFPAGGSLYSDGLVRAAGALLDQLTWWGLALREARAARPYVA; encoded by the coding sequence ATGCGGAACGGCGACTCCGGCATACGCGAGGCGCCCGGCCTTGCGGGTGCGCCCGCCGCCCCCGCGGGGCTGCGGATCGCGTGCATCCTGGGCGGCCAGGCGGAGACCGACTGCGGCCCCCCGGCGGTGGCGCACTGGTTCGACGAACTGGCCGGCGAGCGCGGCGACATCGCGCTGCGCGTCCTGGACCTCGCCGACTACGACCTCCCGGTGCGCTACCCCGAGCACCCGACCGCGCAGATGTCCTCGTTCACCGCGGAGCTGGCGTGGGCGGAGGGGTTCGTCGTCGTCACCCCCGAGTGCAACCGCAGTTTCCCCGCGCAACTCAAGCACGCCATCGACATGGGCTATGACGAGTGGCACGCGAAGCCGGTCGGCTTCGTGTCGTACGGCTTCGGCTGCGACGGGGTGCGCGCGGTGGAGCACCTGCGCTCGGTCTTCACCGAGTTGCACACGGTCACCGTGCGGGACTCGGTCGGAATCGACCTGCGTTTCACCGATGAGAAATTCCCGGCCGGCGGGTCCCTCTACTCGGACGGTCTGGTACGCGCCGCCGGTGCCCTGCTGGACCAGCTCACCTGGTGGGGTCTCGCGCTGAGGGAGGCCCGCGCGGCGCGGCCGTACGTGGCGTAA
- the pstA gene encoding phosphate ABC transporter permease PstA: MSAQTIADKPGADRLGIQQPRLPRWAPLAIAAGSAAAGVLVGVLADLGSRVQWGLIAAILFVVGQYVISSVTEGGRQAKDRLATSLVWVAFLLAVIPLASLIWETASKGIKVTDGYFLTHSMSGVVNIAPGGGVYHALMGTIEQVLIATVIATPIGLLTAVYLVEYGRGALARAVTFFVDVMTGIPSIVAGLFVLSLWIMILDFGYSGFAGAMALAILMMPVVVRSTEEMLKLVPNELREASYALGVPKWKTILKVVLPTSIGGITTGVMLAVARITGETAPVLLLVFGSPAINNNPFDGGQASLPLYIYQQWGAGTEASFDRAWAAALVLIVFVMLLNLLARGIARWKAPKTGH; this comes from the coding sequence ATGAGCGCGCAGACCATCGCCGACAAGCCCGGTGCCGACCGGCTCGGCATCCAGCAGCCGCGGCTGCCCCGCTGGGCGCCGCTGGCCATCGCGGCCGGCTCCGCCGCCGCGGGCGTGCTGGTCGGCGTGCTCGCCGACCTCGGCAGCCGCGTCCAGTGGGGCCTGATCGCGGCGATCCTCTTCGTCGTCGGGCAGTACGTCATCTCGTCGGTGACCGAGGGCGGCCGGCAGGCGAAGGACCGGCTGGCGACCTCCCTGGTGTGGGTGGCGTTCCTGCTCGCCGTCATCCCGCTGGCGTCGCTGATCTGGGAGACCGCCAGCAAGGGCATCAAGGTCACCGACGGCTACTTCCTCACCCACTCGATGAGCGGCGTGGTCAACATCGCGCCCGGCGGCGGCGTCTACCACGCGCTGATGGGCACCATCGAGCAGGTGCTGATCGCCACCGTCATCGCCACCCCGATCGGGCTGCTGACCGCCGTGTACCTGGTGGAGTACGGCCGCGGGGCGCTCGCGCGTGCGGTGACGTTCTTCGTCGACGTCATGACGGGCATCCCGTCGATCGTCGCCGGCCTGTTCGTCCTCAGCCTGTGGATCATGATCCTGGACTTCGGGTACTCCGGCTTCGCCGGTGCCATGGCGCTGGCGATCCTGATGATGCCCGTGGTGGTCCGCTCCACCGAGGAGATGCTGAAGCTCGTGCCGAACGAGCTGCGGGAGGCGTCGTACGCCCTGGGCGTACCGAAGTGGAAGACGATCCTGAAGGTCGTCCTGCCCACCTCCATCGGCGGCATCACCACCGGCGTCATGCTCGCCGTCGCCCGCATCACCGGCGAGACCGCCCCGGTGCTGCTGCTCGTCTTCGGCAGCCCCGCGATCAACAACAACCCCTTCGACGGCGGTCAGGCGTCCCTGCCGCTGTACATCTACCAGCAGTGGGGGGCCGGCACCGAGGCGTCGTTCGACCGCGCCTGGGCCGCGGCCCTGGTGCTCATCGTCTTCGTGATGCTCCTCAACCTGCTGGCCCGCGGCATCGCCCGCTGGAAGGCCCCGAAAACCGGCCACTGA
- a CDS encoding ATP-binding cassette domain-containing protein: MTNDSSGLAIETSGLVKVFGETRAVDGVDLAVPRGTVYGVLGPNGAGKTTTVKMLATLLRPDGGEARVFGKDVVREANDVRSRVSLTGQYASVDEDLTGTENLVLLGRLLGHKPAAARVRSAQLLEAFGLAEASDKQVKNYSGGMRRRIDIAASILNTPDLLFLDEPTTGLDPRSRNQVWDIVRAVVAQGTTVLLTTQYLDEADQLASRIAVIDHGKVIAEGTKGELKASVGAGSVHLRLRDAAQRAEAVALLESALTGAQVQLEPDPVALTARVGDGDNGRGAAAQAAAALAELARADITVDNFSLGQPSLDEVFLALTDRPAGAETQEAAA; the protein is encoded by the coding sequence ATGACTAACGACTCGTCCGGCCTGGCGATCGAGACGTCGGGACTTGTGAAGGTGTTCGGCGAGACCCGCGCGGTGGACGGCGTCGACCTCGCCGTCCCCCGCGGCACCGTCTACGGCGTCCTCGGTCCCAACGGCGCCGGCAAGACCACCACCGTGAAGATGCTCGCCACCCTGCTGCGCCCCGACGGCGGCGAGGCCCGGGTCTTCGGCAAGGACGTCGTCCGCGAGGCGAACGACGTGCGTTCCCGGGTCAGCCTCACCGGCCAGTACGCCTCCGTGGACGAGGACCTGACCGGCACCGAGAACCTGGTGCTGCTCGGCCGCCTCCTCGGGCACAAGCCGGCCGCGGCGCGGGTGCGCTCCGCGCAGTTGCTGGAGGCGTTCGGCCTGGCCGAGGCGTCGGACAAGCAGGTGAAGAACTACTCGGGCGGCATGCGGCGCCGCATCGACATCGCCGCGTCCATCCTCAACACCCCCGACCTGCTCTTCCTCGACGAGCCGACCACGGGCCTCGACCCGCGCAGCCGCAACCAGGTCTGGGACATCGTCCGCGCGGTCGTCGCCCAGGGCACGACCGTCCTGCTCACCACCCAGTACCTGGACGAGGCCGACCAGCTCGCCTCCCGGATCGCGGTCATCGACCACGGCAAGGTCATCGCCGAGGGCACCAAGGGCGAGCTGAAGGCGTCCGTCGGCGCCGGCTCCGTCCACCTCCGGCTGCGCGACGCCGCGCAGCGCGCGGAGGCGGTCGCCCTGCTGGAGTCGGCCCTCACCGGCGCCCAGGTGCAGCTCGAACCCGACCCCGTCGCGCTCACGGCCCGCGTCGGCGACGGCGACAACGGACGCGGCGCCGCCGCCCAGGCCGCCGCCGCGCTGGCGGAGCTGGCCCGCGCGGACATCACCGTCGACAACTTCTCGCTGGGTCAGCCCAGCCTGGACGAGGTCTTCCTCGCCCTCACCGACCGCCCGGCCGGTGCCGAGACCCAGGAGGCAGCAGCATGA
- the pstS gene encoding phosphate ABC transporter substrate-binding protein PstS, giving the protein MKSQSKIRIRSAAGILALSSALVLSACGSDDNSDSGDDKASGGDKSSSAGGDITCGGSGELLASGASSQDNAVQQWVADYQAACPDVTVNYKPVGSGAGIEEFLAGQTAFAGSDSALEPEEVEKSKDVCSGGQGINLPMVGGPVAIAYHLEGVDELVLDAETLANVFNGEIKKWNDPAIAKLNPDAELPDTTVQPVHRSDESGTTENFTAYLGTVVKDAWPHEADKKWPIEGGQAASGSAGVSSQVKQTDGAISYMEISHAESNDLTTVKLDTGAAEPVEATVENASAAIAAGKRVGQAPDMALELDYATKVDGAYPITLVTYEIACDKGNKPESLDAVKSFLGYTASEAGQQSVVEVGYAPLPAEMAAEVVKTIDTLS; this is encoded by the coding sequence GTGAAGTCTCAGAGCAAGATCCGGATCCGCTCCGCGGCAGGCATACTCGCCCTCTCCAGCGCCCTCGTCCTCTCGGCGTGCGGCTCGGACGACAATTCGGACTCGGGCGACGACAAGGCCAGCGGCGGCGACAAGAGCAGCTCCGCCGGCGGCGACATCACGTGCGGCGGCAGCGGTGAGCTGCTCGCCTCGGGTGCCAGCTCGCAGGACAACGCCGTGCAGCAGTGGGTGGCCGACTACCAGGCCGCCTGCCCGGACGTGACGGTCAACTACAAGCCGGTCGGCTCGGGTGCCGGCATCGAGGAGTTCCTCGCCGGCCAGACCGCCTTCGCCGGCTCCGACTCCGCGCTGGAGCCGGAGGAGGTCGAGAAGTCCAAGGACGTCTGCTCCGGCGGTCAGGGCATCAACCTGCCGATGGTCGGCGGCCCGGTCGCGATCGCCTACCACCTGGAGGGCGTGGACGAGCTGGTGCTCGACGCCGAGACCCTGGCGAACGTCTTCAACGGCGAGATCAAGAAGTGGAACGACCCGGCGATCGCCAAGCTGAACCCCGACGCCGAGCTGCCGGACACCACGGTCCAGCCGGTGCACCGCTCCGACGAGTCGGGCACCACCGAGAACTTCACCGCCTACCTCGGCACGGTCGTCAAGGACGCCTGGCCGCACGAGGCGGACAAGAAGTGGCCGATCGAGGGTGGCCAGGCCGCCAGCGGTTCGGCCGGCGTGTCCTCGCAGGTGAAGCAGACCGACGGCGCCATCTCGTACATGGAGATCTCGCACGCCGAGTCCAACGACCTGACCACCGTCAAGCTGGACACCGGTGCGGCCGAGCCGGTCGAGGCCACCGTGGAGAACGCCTCCGCGGCGATCGCCGCCGGCAAGCGGGTCGGCCAGGCCCCCGACATGGCGCTGGAGCTGGACTACGCCACGAAGGTGGACGGCGCCTACCCGATCACCCTCGTGACCTACGAGATCGCCTGCGACAAGGGCAACAAGCCGGAGTCCCTGGACGCGGTCAAGTCCTTCCTCGGCTACACCGCGAGTGAGGCCGGCCAGCAGTCGGTCGTCGAGGTCGGCTACGCCCCGCTGCCCGCGGAGATGGCCGCCGAGGTCGTCAAGACCATCGACACCCTGTCCTGA
- a CDS encoding DUF2470 domain-containing protein: MAFTDDVRADTAAAPTPAERVRTILATAGSLTLEADGFRCDLVGLHTTDPGPDGMLLRLNPPADSALAARVVCAPTGDLPVRLHLTDIAPVGVRDRVRARVTLIGWLAPEEAQPAPDRLVLGFDPAEALVVTAADGTGAGAGAGADPGAGAGTGTADVAVVDLEELAAAGPDPLAAQEAAMLLHLADSHRDAVDALTRLVDPAALHGVVRVHPLALDRHGLTLRLEHPRAHRDIRLPFAAPLADAAEAGMAVQTLLYAAQHCPRRRTHRGG, translated from the coding sequence ATGGCTTTCACCGACGACGTACGCGCGGACACGGCCGCCGCCCCGACGCCCGCGGAGCGGGTGCGCACGATCCTGGCGACCGCGGGCTCGCTGACGCTGGAGGCCGACGGCTTCCGCTGCGACCTGGTCGGCCTGCACACGACGGACCCGGGCCCCGACGGCATGCTGCTGCGGCTGAACCCGCCGGCGGACAGCGCGCTCGCGGCGCGGGTGGTCTGCGCCCCGACCGGCGACCTGCCGGTGCGGCTGCACCTGACGGACATCGCGCCGGTGGGCGTACGCGACCGGGTACGGGCCCGGGTGACGCTGATCGGCTGGCTGGCGCCGGAGGAGGCGCAGCCGGCCCCGGACAGGCTGGTGCTGGGCTTCGACCCGGCGGAGGCGCTGGTGGTGACGGCGGCCGACGGCACGGGGGCCGGTGCGGGCGCGGGCGCGGACCCAGGTGCCGGTGCCGGTACCGGTACCGCGGACGTGGCGGTCGTGGACCTGGAGGAACTGGCAGCCGCGGGCCCCGACCCGCTGGCCGCCCAGGAGGCGGCGATGCTGCTGCACCTGGCGGACTCCCACCGCGACGCGGTCGACGCCCTGACCCGCCTGGTCGACCCGGCGGCGCTGCACGGGGTGGTCCGCGTCCACCCCCTGGCCCTGGACCGCCACGGCCTCACCCTCCGCCTCGAACACCCCCGCGCCCACCGCGACATCCGCCTGCCCTTCGCCGCCCCGCTCGCCGACGCCGCCGAAGCGGGCATGGCCGTCCAGACCCTCCTCTACGCCGCCCAGCACTGCCCGCGCCGCCGCACCCACCGCGGGGGGTAG
- a CDS encoding PstS family phosphate ABC transporter substrate-binding protein yields the protein MRPIQTKRTATRLGALLLAPAAVVSLVSCGSESEASGGEDQPDRLTGTVQIDGSSTVEPLTKLAGERFGRQEPGVRVKVEASGTGGGFDRFCAGETDISDASRPINDFEKETCANWDVPYRELTIANDALTVVVPRGNDWIDCISTDQLKRIWEPGSTLTSWQEVDPTFPDEPLQLYGPDTDSGTFDYFTDAINGEEKASRSDFTPSSDDNTLVKGVSEHSGGLGYFGFTYFDENRDKLRALEVDAGDGCVAPSTASVQDGSYKPLARPLFLYPSAKALERPEVETFVEFYVDSHTDFASEAGYIPLSEVQEQKLERDLERLKKHSAQPGGAGDTGGDSGGSGGL from the coding sequence GTGAGGCCGATACAGACGAAGCGCACCGCCACCCGCCTGGGCGCCCTCCTCCTGGCCCCGGCCGCCGTCGTCTCCCTCGTGTCCTGCGGCAGCGAGAGCGAGGCGAGCGGCGGTGAGGACCAGCCGGATCGGCTCACCGGGACGGTGCAGATCGACGGCTCCAGCACGGTGGAGCCGCTGACGAAGCTGGCCGGCGAACGCTTCGGCCGGCAGGAGCCCGGGGTACGGGTCAAGGTCGAGGCGTCCGGCACCGGCGGCGGCTTCGACCGGTTCTGCGCCGGCGAGACCGACATCTCCGACGCCTCCCGGCCGATCAACGACTTCGAGAAGGAGACCTGCGCCAACTGGGACGTGCCGTACCGCGAGCTGACCATCGCCAACGACGCGCTCACCGTCGTCGTCCCGCGCGGCAACGACTGGATCGACTGCATCAGCACCGACCAGCTCAAGCGCATCTGGGAGCCCGGCTCCACGCTGACGAGCTGGCAGGAGGTCGACCCCACGTTCCCGGACGAGCCGCTGCAGCTCTACGGCCCGGACACCGACTCGGGCACGTTCGACTACTTCACCGACGCCATCAACGGCGAGGAGAAGGCCTCCCGCTCCGACTTCACCCCGAGCAGCGACGACAACACCCTCGTCAAGGGCGTCTCGGAGCACTCCGGCGGGCTCGGCTACTTCGGCTTCACCTACTTCGACGAGAACCGCGACAAGCTGCGCGCTCTGGAGGTCGACGCCGGCGACGGCTGCGTCGCGCCCAGCACCGCGTCGGTCCAGGACGGCTCGTACAAGCCGCTGGCCAGGCCGCTGTTCCTCTATCCCTCGGCGAAGGCGCTGGAGCGCCCCGAGGTGGAGACGTTCGTCGAGTTCTACGTGGACAGCCACACGGACTTCGCCTCGGAGGCCGGCTACATCCCGCTCAGCGAGGTGCAGGAGCAGAAGCTGGAGCGGGACCTGGAGCGGCTGAAGAAGCACAGCGCGCAGCCCGGCGGAGCGGGTGACACCGGCGGCGACTCGGGCGGCTCGGGCGGCCTGTGA
- a CDS encoding ABC transporter permease translates to MSTATETRTEDLAPVTTESLAELLVSKERPPRPSAWSASVTFGWRAVLKIKHVPEQLFDVTAFPIMMVLMYTYLFGGALAGSTSDYLQYLLPGILVMSIVMITMYTGVSVNTDIEKGVFDRFRSLPIWRPAVMVGYLLGDMLRYLIASVVMIAVGLIMGFRPDGGVLGVLAGVALLIVFSFAFSWIWTMFGLLLRTEKSVMGVSMMVLFPTTFLSDIFVEPKTMPGWLQAFVNNNPVTHLAAAVRDLMHGDWPASDIAWTLGWAGVIVAVFGPITMRLYARK, encoded by the coding sequence ATGAGCACCGCGACCGAGACCCGTACCGAAGACCTCGCGCCGGTCACCACCGAGAGCCTGGCCGAGCTGCTGGTCTCCAAGGAACGGCCGCCACGGCCCAGTGCGTGGTCCGCCTCCGTGACGTTCGGCTGGCGGGCCGTGCTGAAGATCAAGCACGTGCCCGAGCAGCTCTTCGACGTCACCGCCTTCCCGATCATGATGGTGCTGATGTACACGTACCTCTTCGGGGGTGCGCTCGCCGGCTCCACCTCGGACTACCTGCAGTACCTGCTGCCGGGCATCCTGGTGATGAGCATCGTCATGATCACGATGTACACCGGCGTCTCCGTCAACACCGACATCGAGAAGGGCGTCTTCGACCGCTTCCGCTCGCTGCCGATCTGGCGCCCCGCGGTGATGGTCGGCTACCTGCTGGGCGACATGCTGCGCTACCTCATAGCGTCGGTGGTGATGATCGCCGTCGGCCTCATCATGGGCTTCCGCCCGGACGGCGGCGTGCTGGGCGTGCTCGCCGGAGTGGCGCTGCTGATCGTCTTCTCGTTCGCGTTCTCGTGGATCTGGACGATGTTCGGCCTGCTGCTCCGCACCGAGAAGTCGGTCATGGGCGTCAGCATGATGGTCCTGTTCCCGACGACGTTCCTCAGCGACATCTTCGTCGAGCCGAAGACGATGCCGGGCTGGCTGCAGGCGTTCGTCAACAACAACCCGGTCACCCACCTCGCCGCCGCGGTCCGCGACCTGATGCACGGCGACTGGCCGGCGTCGGACATCGCCTGGACCCTGGGCTGGGCGGGCGTGATCGTGGCGGTCTTCGGCCCGATCACGATGCGCCTGTACGCCAGGAAGTAA